The following is a genomic window from Longimicrobiaceae bacterium.
CACATCAGCTTGGGCATCCCGTTGACCTCGGCCGAGCAGGAGCCGCACTTCCCCGCTTTGCAGTTCCAGCGCACCGCCAGGTCGTTGGCCTGCTCCGCCTGGATCTGGTGGACGGCGTCCAGCACCACCATCCCCTCGGACACGTCTGTGGTGTAGTCCTGGAGCCTTCCCCCCGCAGCGTCCCCGCGCCAGATGCGGAAGGTCGCCCGCTGTCCAGGCGGTGGAGCGGCCCGCTCCAGCTTCTCCGCCGCGCGCTGGCCGGCGCGCACGACCTCCTCACCCCGCGCGCCCGCGGGCGCCGCGGCCCTCTCGGTCGTGCTCATCGGTTCTCCTCGATGATCTGCTTGAGCTCCGCCGGCATCTCGCGGATGGGCTCGCGCGTGATCCGCATCTCCCCGTCGGGTCCCTTCTGGACGAGGACGTTGAAGCTGCCGTACGCCGGGTCCTTGTCCGGGTAGTCGTCGCGGAAGTGCCCGCCGCGGCTCTCCTTCCGCTCCAGCGCCGAGCGCGCCACCGCCTCGGAGACGGTGAGCAGGTTGGGGAGGTCGAGCGCGGTGTGCCAGCCGGGGTTGTACTCCCGGTTCCCCGCCACCCCCACCCGCGCCGCCCGCTCCCACAGCTCGGCGATCCCCTCCAGCGCGCGTTCCATCTCCTCCTCACGGCGCACGATTCCCACCAGCTCCTGCATCATCTCCTGGAGGTCGTACTGCACCTGGTAGGGGCCTTCGCCGGAGGCGCCGCGGTCGAACGGCTCCAGCGCGCGGCGTGCGGCCTCGTCCGCGGTCGCAGGGTCGGCGGCGGGCGGCCCGTTCTCACGGGCGAATCGGGCGGCGTGCTCTCCCGCGCGCTTGCCGAAGACCAGGAGGTCGGAGAGGGAGTTCCCCCCCAGCCGGTTGGCGCCGTGCAGGCCGGCCGCGCACTCGCCGGCGGCGAAGAGCCCCGGCACGGTGGACATCTGGGTGTCCCCGTCCACCCGGATCCCGCCCATGACGTAGTGCGTGGTCGGCCCCACCTCCATCGCCTCCCTGGTGATGTCGATGTGGGCGAGCTGCATGAACTGGTGGTACATGCTGGGGAGCTTCCTGCGGATGTGCTCCGCGGCGTCGGGGAGCCTTTCGCGGATCCAGGCGATGTCCAGGTACACCCCGCCGTGCGGGCTCCCACGCCCCTCCCGCACCTCGCGCACGATGCACCGGGCCACGTGGTCGCGGGTGAGGAGCTCCGGCGGGCGGCGGGCGTCCTTGTCGCCCTGGGTGTAGCGCCACCCCTCCTCCGGGGAGTCGGCGGTCTGCGCACGGTAGTTCTCGGGGATGTCGTCGAACATGAAGCGCCGGCCGTCGCTGTTCACCAGGATTCCCCCTTCGCCGCGCACCCCCTCCGTCACCAGGATCCCGCGCACGCTCGGCGGCCACACCATCCCCGTGGGGTGGAACTGCACGAACTCCATGTCCTGCAGCGCCGCTC
Proteins encoded in this region:
- a CDS encoding fumarate reductase/succinate dehydrogenase flavoprotein subunit; this encodes MAEYQTHEHDVLVIGAGGAGLRAAIAAAAEGVSVGLICKSLLGKAHTVMAEGGAAAAMGNVDERDSWQVHFADTMRGGQYLNNWRMAELHAREAPERIRELEAWGALFDRTADGRILQRNFGGHRYPRLAHVGDRTGLEMIRTLQDHGVHRGIDVHMECTVLTLLLDGERVSGAFAYDRERGRFRLFRARAVVLATGGIGRAYKITSNSWEYTGDGHALAYHAGAALQDMEFVQFHPTGMVWPPSVRGILVTEGVRGEGGILVNSDGRRFMFDDIPENYRAQTADSPEEGWRYTQGDKDARRPPELLTRDHVARCIVREVREGRGSPHGGVYLDIAWIRERLPDAAEHIRRKLPSMYHQFMQLAHIDITREAMEVGPTTHYVMGGIRVDGDTQMSTVPGLFAAGECAAGLHGANRLGGNSLSDLLVFGKRAGEHAARFARENGPPAADPATADEAARRALEPFDRGASGEGPYQVQYDLQEMMQELVGIVRREEEMERALEGIAELWERAARVGVAGNREYNPGWHTALDLPNLLTVSEAVARSALERKESRGGHFRDDYPDKDPAYGSFNVLVQKGPDGEMRITREPIREMPAELKQIIEENR